Proteins from a genomic interval of Calypte anna isolate BGI_N300 chromosome 19, bCalAnn1_v1.p, whole genome shotgun sequence:
- the ALDH3A2 gene encoding aldehyde dehydrogenase family 3 member A2 isoform X1: MERMQQVVGRARAAFNTGRCRSLEFRMQQLKALERMVQEKEQEILAAIKADLHKCGHNAYSHEILGVLGELALAMDKLPSWAAPQPVKKNLLTMRDEAYIYPEPLGVVLIIGAWNYPFVLVMQPLVGAIAAGNAVVVKPSEVSENTARLVADILPQYLDPELYPVVTGGVPETTALLTQRFDHILYTGNSRVGKIVMAAAAKHLTPVTLELGGKSPCYIDKDCDLDVACRRITWGKYMNCGQTCIAPDYVLCDPSIQGKVVENIKATLLEFYGEDVKSSPDYERIINKHHFKRILGLLEGQKIAHGGETDEASCFIAPTILTDVSPESKVMEEEIFGPVLPILPVRSVDEAIEFINRREKPLALYVFSNNKKLIKRVISETSSGGFTGNDVIMHFFLSTLPFGGVGNSGMGAYHGKHSFETFSHLRACLIKDLKMEGSNKLRYPPGSQKKVDWAKFFLLKKFNKCRIGLTILALLVVVAAVVAKNHQSVLKRKALLIVLAVQRLGWRSVW, translated from the exons ATGGAGAGGATGCAGCAGGTCGTGGGCCGGGCCAGAGCCGCCTTCAACACGGGCCGGTGCCGCTCGCTGGAGTTCAggatgcagcagctgaaggcCCTGGAGCGGATGGtgcaggagaaggagcaggagatCCTGGCAGCCATCAAGGCGGATCTGCATAAG TGCGGGCACAACGCGTACAGCCACGAgatcctgggggtgctgggggagctggcCCTGGCCATGGACAAGCTGCCATCCTGGGCAGCCCCACAACCTGTGAAGAAGAACCTCCTGACGATGCGGGACGAGGCTTATATCTACCCTGAGCCCCTGGGAGTGGTGCTGATCATTGGGGCTTGGAACTACCCCTTTGTCCTGGTCATGCAGCCTTTGGTCGGGGCCATTGCTGCAG GCAATGCTGTGGTGGTGAAGCCATCAGAGGTCAGCGAGAACACTGCTCGGCTGGTGGCTGACATCCTCCCCCAGTACCTTGACCCG GAGCTGTATCCTGTCGTCACTGGAGGAGTACCTGAGACAACAGCACTGCTGACCCAGAGATTTGATCACATCCTCTATACTGGCAACTCCAGAGTGGGCAAAATTgtgatggcagcagctgccaagcACCTGACCCCCGTAACCCTGGAGCTGGGTGGGAAGAGTCCCTGCTACATCGACAAGGACTGTGATCTGGATGTTGCCTGCAG GAGAATAACGTGGGGGAAATACATGAACTGTGGGCAAACCTGCATCGCCCCAGACTATGTCCTCTGTGACCCCTCCATCCAGGGCAAGGTGGTGGAGAACATCAAGGCCACTCTGCTG GAATTCTATGGGGAGGACGTGAAGTCATCTCCAGATTATGAAAGGATCATCAACAAGCATCACTTCAAGAGGATCCTGGGCCTGCTGGAAGGGCAGAAGATCGCTCATGGCGGGGAGACTGATGAGGCCTCCTGCTTCATAG CACCGACCATCCTGACTGACGTTTCTCCAGAGTCAAAGGTGATGGAGGAGGAAATCTTTGGGCCAGTGCTTCCTATTCTGCCTGTGAGGAGCGTGGATGAAGCCATTGAGTTCATCAACCGTCGGGAGAAGCCTCTGGCCCTCTATGTCTTCTCCAACAACAAGAAG TTAATCAAAAGAGTCATCTCGGAAACCTCCAGTGGGGGTTTCACTGGAAATGATGTCATCATGCACTTCTTCCTCTCAACTTTACCCTTTGGTGGTGTTG GTAACAGTGGGATGGGTGCCTACCATGGCAAGCACAGCTTTGAGACCTTCTCCCACCTCCGTGCCTGTCTGATTAAGGACCTGAAGATGGAGGGTTCAAACAAACTCCGGTACCCACCTGGCAGCCAGAAGAAGGTGGACTGGGCCAAGTTCTTCCTCTTGAAGAAGTTTAACAAGTGTAGAATTGGACTGACCATCCTGGCCCTTCTGGTGGTTGTGGCAGCAGTGGTGGCAAAG AATCACCAGTCTGTGCTGAAGAGAAAAGCCCTCTTGATTGTGCTGGCTGTTCAGAGGCTGGGCTGGCGCAGTGTGTGGTAA
- the ALDH3A2 gene encoding aldehyde dehydrogenase family 3 member A2 isoform X2, with protein sequence MERMQQVVGRARAAFNTGRCRSLEFRMQQLKALERMVQEKEQEILAAIKADLHKCGHNAYSHEILGVLGELALAMDKLPSWAAPQPVKKNLLTMRDEAYIYPEPLGVVLIIGAWNYPFVLVMQPLVGAIAAGNAVVVKPSEVSENTARLVADILPQYLDPELYPVVTGGVPETTALLTQRFDHILYTGNSRVGKIVMAAAAKHLTPVTLELGGKSPCYIDKDCDLDVACRRITWGKYMNCGQTCIAPDYVLCDPSIQGKVVENIKATLLEFYGEDVKSSPDYERIINKHHFKRILGLLEGQKIAHGGETDEASCFIAPTILTDVSPESKVMEEEIFGPVLPILPVRSVDEAIEFINRREKPLALYVFSNNKKLIKRVISETSSGGFTGNDVIMHFFLSTLPFGGVGNSGMGAYHGKHSFETFSHLRACLIKDLKMEGSNKLRYPPGSQKKVDWAKFFLLKKFNKCRIGLTILALLVVVAAVVAKIVYY encoded by the exons ATGGAGAGGATGCAGCAGGTCGTGGGCCGGGCCAGAGCCGCCTTCAACACGGGCCGGTGCCGCTCGCTGGAGTTCAggatgcagcagctgaaggcCCTGGAGCGGATGGtgcaggagaaggagcaggagatCCTGGCAGCCATCAAGGCGGATCTGCATAAG TGCGGGCACAACGCGTACAGCCACGAgatcctgggggtgctgggggagctggcCCTGGCCATGGACAAGCTGCCATCCTGGGCAGCCCCACAACCTGTGAAGAAGAACCTCCTGACGATGCGGGACGAGGCTTATATCTACCCTGAGCCCCTGGGAGTGGTGCTGATCATTGGGGCTTGGAACTACCCCTTTGTCCTGGTCATGCAGCCTTTGGTCGGGGCCATTGCTGCAG GCAATGCTGTGGTGGTGAAGCCATCAGAGGTCAGCGAGAACACTGCTCGGCTGGTGGCTGACATCCTCCCCCAGTACCTTGACCCG GAGCTGTATCCTGTCGTCACTGGAGGAGTACCTGAGACAACAGCACTGCTGACCCAGAGATTTGATCACATCCTCTATACTGGCAACTCCAGAGTGGGCAAAATTgtgatggcagcagctgccaagcACCTGACCCCCGTAACCCTGGAGCTGGGTGGGAAGAGTCCCTGCTACATCGACAAGGACTGTGATCTGGATGTTGCCTGCAG GAGAATAACGTGGGGGAAATACATGAACTGTGGGCAAACCTGCATCGCCCCAGACTATGTCCTCTGTGACCCCTCCATCCAGGGCAAGGTGGTGGAGAACATCAAGGCCACTCTGCTG GAATTCTATGGGGAGGACGTGAAGTCATCTCCAGATTATGAAAGGATCATCAACAAGCATCACTTCAAGAGGATCCTGGGCCTGCTGGAAGGGCAGAAGATCGCTCATGGCGGGGAGACTGATGAGGCCTCCTGCTTCATAG CACCGACCATCCTGACTGACGTTTCTCCAGAGTCAAAGGTGATGGAGGAGGAAATCTTTGGGCCAGTGCTTCCTATTCTGCCTGTGAGGAGCGTGGATGAAGCCATTGAGTTCATCAACCGTCGGGAGAAGCCTCTGGCCCTCTATGTCTTCTCCAACAACAAGAAG TTAATCAAAAGAGTCATCTCGGAAACCTCCAGTGGGGGTTTCACTGGAAATGATGTCATCATGCACTTCTTCCTCTCAACTTTACCCTTTGGTGGTGTTG GTAACAGTGGGATGGGTGCCTACCATGGCAAGCACAGCTTTGAGACCTTCTCCCACCTCCGTGCCTGTCTGATTAAGGACCTGAAGATGGAGGGTTCAAACAAACTCCGGTACCCACCTGGCAGCCAGAAGAAGGTGGACTGGGCCAAGTTCTTCCTCTTGAAGAAGTTTAACAAGTGTAGAATTGGACTGACCATCCTGGCCCTTCTGGTGGTTGTGGCAGCAGTGGTGGCAAAG ATAGTTTACTACTGA
- the ALDH3A2 gene encoding aldehyde dehydrogenase family 3 member A2 isoform X3, which translates to MERMQQVVGRARAAFNTGRCRSLEFRMQQLKALERMVQEKEQEILAAIKADLHKCGHNAYSHEILGVLGELALAMDKLPSWAAPQPVKKNLLTMRDEAYIYPEPLGVVLIIGAWNYPFVLVMQPLVGAIAAGNAVVVKPSEVSENTARLVADILPQYLDPELYPVVTGGVPETTALLTQRFDHILYTGNSRVGKIVMAAAAKHLTPVTLELGGKSPCYIDKDCDLDVACRRITWGKYMNCGQTCIAPDYVLCDPSIQGKVVENIKATLLEFYGEDVKSSPDYERIINKHHFKRILGLLEGQKIAHGGETDEASCFIAPTILTDVSPESKVMEEEIFGPVLPILPVRSVDEAIEFINRREKPLALYVFSNNKKLIKRVISETSSGGFTGNDVIMHFFLSTLPFGGVGNSGMGAYHGKHSFETFSHLRACLIKDLKMEGSNKLRYPPGSQKKVDWAKFFLLKKFNKCRIGLTILALLVVVAAVVAK; encoded by the exons ATGGAGAGGATGCAGCAGGTCGTGGGCCGGGCCAGAGCCGCCTTCAACACGGGCCGGTGCCGCTCGCTGGAGTTCAggatgcagcagctgaaggcCCTGGAGCGGATGGtgcaggagaaggagcaggagatCCTGGCAGCCATCAAGGCGGATCTGCATAAG TGCGGGCACAACGCGTACAGCCACGAgatcctgggggtgctgggggagctggcCCTGGCCATGGACAAGCTGCCATCCTGGGCAGCCCCACAACCTGTGAAGAAGAACCTCCTGACGATGCGGGACGAGGCTTATATCTACCCTGAGCCCCTGGGAGTGGTGCTGATCATTGGGGCTTGGAACTACCCCTTTGTCCTGGTCATGCAGCCTTTGGTCGGGGCCATTGCTGCAG GCAATGCTGTGGTGGTGAAGCCATCAGAGGTCAGCGAGAACACTGCTCGGCTGGTGGCTGACATCCTCCCCCAGTACCTTGACCCG GAGCTGTATCCTGTCGTCACTGGAGGAGTACCTGAGACAACAGCACTGCTGACCCAGAGATTTGATCACATCCTCTATACTGGCAACTCCAGAGTGGGCAAAATTgtgatggcagcagctgccaagcACCTGACCCCCGTAACCCTGGAGCTGGGTGGGAAGAGTCCCTGCTACATCGACAAGGACTGTGATCTGGATGTTGCCTGCAG GAGAATAACGTGGGGGAAATACATGAACTGTGGGCAAACCTGCATCGCCCCAGACTATGTCCTCTGTGACCCCTCCATCCAGGGCAAGGTGGTGGAGAACATCAAGGCCACTCTGCTG GAATTCTATGGGGAGGACGTGAAGTCATCTCCAGATTATGAAAGGATCATCAACAAGCATCACTTCAAGAGGATCCTGGGCCTGCTGGAAGGGCAGAAGATCGCTCATGGCGGGGAGACTGATGAGGCCTCCTGCTTCATAG CACCGACCATCCTGACTGACGTTTCTCCAGAGTCAAAGGTGATGGAGGAGGAAATCTTTGGGCCAGTGCTTCCTATTCTGCCTGTGAGGAGCGTGGATGAAGCCATTGAGTTCATCAACCGTCGGGAGAAGCCTCTGGCCCTCTATGTCTTCTCCAACAACAAGAAG TTAATCAAAAGAGTCATCTCGGAAACCTCCAGTGGGGGTTTCACTGGAAATGATGTCATCATGCACTTCTTCCTCTCAACTTTACCCTTTGGTGGTGTTG GTAACAGTGGGATGGGTGCCTACCATGGCAAGCACAGCTTTGAGACCTTCTCCCACCTCCGTGCCTGTCTGATTAAGGACCTGAAGATGGAGGGTTCAAACAAACTCCGGTACCCACCTGGCAGCCAGAAGAAGGTGGACTGGGCCAAGTTCTTCCTCTTGAAGAAGTTTAACAAGTGTAGAATTGGACTGACCATCCTGGCCCTTCTGGTGGTTGTGGCAGCAGTGGTGGCAAAG TGA